A stretch of the Neodiprion lecontei isolate iyNeoLeco1 chromosome 4, iyNeoLeco1.1, whole genome shotgun sequence genome encodes the following:
- the LOC107219801 gene encoding alpha-amylase isoform X2 — MQLSLTLLSLAAFAVATKNPHFSNGRDVIVHLFEWKWSDIADECERFLALKGYGGVQVSPPNENLVIKNRPWWERYQPVSYKLVTRSGDEAAFRNMVTRCNNAGVRIYVDAVINHMSSIAEDGSYGTAGSQVFYSNQSWPAVPYNSADFHADCVVTNYNDAANVRNCKLVGLADLNHATEWVREKIVEYMNHLIDIGVAGFRIDAAKHMWPRDLKIIVNRLKNLNTDQGFAPNSRPFIYQEVIYLGHEATNVSEYTGIGRITEFKYGLELDCCFRGNNALKWLTSWGEAWGLLTSSDALVFIDNHDNQRGHGGGGSILTHKTSKPYKMATAFMLAYPYGITRIMSSFAFDNSDAGPPADSNGNITSPMINSDDTCGNGWICEHRWRQIYNMVGFRNAVKGTGVRNWWDNNNNQIAFSRGSAGFVAFNLDRQDLKQTLQTGLPAGTYCDVISGSLKDGRCTGKIITVNSDGTAYIEILNSEEDGVLAIHVNVSKIDV; from the exons ATGCAGTTGAGCCTGACGTTACTGTCTTTGGCCGCATTTGCGGTTGCAACTAAAAATCCTCATTTCTCAAACGGTCGCGATGTCATCGTGCATCTCTTCGAGTGGAAGTGGAGCGATATTGCCGATGAATGCGAAAGATTCCTCGCACTGAAAGGATACGGAGGTGTCCAG GTCTCGCCCCCGAACGAAAACTTGGTAATAAAAAACAGGCCTTGGTGGGAACGCTACCAGCCGGTTTCTTATAAGCTGGTTACCAGATCCGGTGACGAAGCAGCTTTTAGGAACATGGTGACACGCTGCAACAACGCGGGTGTCAGGATCTATGTTGATGCCGTCATCAACCACATGTCCTCGATTGCAGAGGATGGGTCATATGGCACTGCTGGATCCCAGGTCTTCTACTCTAATCAATCGTGGCCCGCGGTTCCCTACAATTCGGCCGACTTCCATGCGGACTGCGTCGTCACGAACTACAATGATGCTGCTAACGTCCGGAACTGCAAATTAGTTGGCCTTGCGGATCTCAACCACGCAACAGAATGGGTCCGCGAAAAGATCGTGGAGTACATGAACCACCTCATAGATATTGGCGTAGCTGGTTTCCG TATCGACGCGGCAAAGCACATGTGGCCGAGAGATTTGAAAATCATCGTCAACCGCCTTAAGAATCTCAATACAGACCAGGGCTTCGCGCCGAATAGTCGCCCCTTCATCTATCAGGAGGTCATTTATCTGGGACATGAAGCGACCAATGTGTCGGAGTACACAGGCATTGGTAGAATTACTGAATTCAAGTATGGTTTGGAACTGGATTGCTGCTTCAGGGGAAACAACGCTCTTAAGTGGCTGACCAGCTGGGGTGAAGCTTGGGGTCTCCTCACATCCAGTGATGCTCTAGTGTTCATCGACAATCATGACAACCAGCGTGGTCACGGTGGTGGTGGAAGTATTCTCACGCACAAAACCTCCAAACCGTACAAG ATGGCAACTGCCTTTATGTTAGCCTACCCTTACGGAATCACCAGAATCATGAGCTCGTTTGCGTTCGACAACAGTGACGCCGGTCCACCCGCCGACTCCAATGGCAACATAACCTCACCGATGATCAATTCTGATGATACCTGCGGAAACGGATGGATCTGTGAGCACCGTTGGCGACAGATCTACAACATGGTTGGATTCCGTAATGCGGTCAAGGGTACTGGAGTAAGGAACTGGTGGgacaataacaacaatcaaATTGCATTTTCTCGCGGAAGTGCCGGTTTCGTTGCATTCAATTTGGACAGGCAGGACTTGAAGCAGACCCTCCAGACTGGCCTTCCGGCTGGTACCTATTGTGACGTAATATCCGGTAGCTTGAAGGACGGTAGATGTACaggaaaaattataaccgTGAACAGCGACGGTACCGCTTACATCGAGATATTAAACTCCGAGGAAGACGGTGTACTCGCTATCCATGTAAATGTGAGTAAAATCGACGTGTGA
- the LOC107219806 gene encoding alpha-amylase, protein MLLGVTLLALAAVATATKNPHYWDNRDGMVHLFEWKWSDIADECERFLGPKGYGGVQISPPNENLIISNRPWWERYQPVSYKLVTRSGDEAALRDMVTRCNNVGVRIYADAIINHMSASAPLPAYGTGGSSAYHGDRWWPEVPYGWNDFNSVCSISSYQNAIEVRNCELSGLPDLNQGTDWVRDKIVEYMNNLIDIGVAGFRIDAAKHMWPGDLEIIFNRLNNLNTNHGFPANSRPFIYSEVIDQGGEAITASEYVHLGTVTEFKHGLELGNAFQGNNALRWLTNWGEAWGLLTSSDALVFIDNHDNQRGHGGGGSILTHKNSKPYKMATAFMLAHPYGIAQIMSSFDFTDSEAGPPADWNGNILSPTINSDDSCGNGWICEHRWRQIYNMVGFRNAVKGTGINDWWDNSSNQIAFCRGGAGFVAFNLDSWNFQQTLQTCLSAGTYCDVISGNLINGSCTGKSVTVNNDGTAYIEILTSEEDGVLAIHQNAKL, encoded by the exons ATGCTGCTCGGTGTGACGTTGCTAGCTCTCGCCGCGGTTGCGACCGCCACCAAGAATCCCCATTACTGGGACAACCGTGATGGTATGGTACATCTTTTCGAGTGGAAGTGGAGCGATATTGCAGATGAATGTGAAAGATTCCTTGGGCCGAAAGGATACGGCGGTGTTCAG ATTTCGCCCCCGAATGAAAATCTGATAATCAGCAACAGGCCATGGTGGGAGCGCTACCAGCCCGTTTCTTACAAGCTGGTGACCAGATCTGGCGACGAAGCTGCTCTCAGGGACATGGTAACGCGCTGCAACAACGTCGGTGTAAGGATCTACGCCGACGCCATCATCAATCACATGTCCGCGTCGGCACCGCTTCCAGCATACGGAACTGGCGGATCATCGGCTTATCACGGTGACAGATGGTGGCCCGAGGTCCCCTACGGTTGGAACGACTTCAATTCAGTCTGCTCCATATCAAGCTACCAAAACGCCATTGAGGTACGAAACTGCGAGCTGAGCGGTCTCCCGGATCTCAACCAGGGAACAGACTGGGTTCGCGACAAGATTGTCGAGTACATGAACAACCTTATTGACATCGGTGTTGCTGGCTTCCG TATCGACGCAGCTAAGCACATGTGGCCCGGGGATTTGGAGATCATCTTCAACCGGTTGAACAATCTCAACACGAATCATGGCTTCCCAGCGAACAGTCGCCCCTTCATATATTCAGAGGTCATTGATCAGGGAGGCGAAGCAATTACAGCATCGGAATATGTACACCTTGGAACAGTTACCGAATTCAAGCATGGTTTGGAGCTGGGTAACGCCTTCCAGGGAAACAACGCTCTTAGGTGGCTGACCAACTGGGGTGAAGCTTGGGGTCTCCTGACATCCAGTGATGCTCTAGTGTTCATCGACAACCATGACAACCAGCGTGGTCACGGTGGTGGTGGAAGTATCCTCACCCACAAGAATTCTAAGCCGTACAAG ATGGCGACTGCCTTCATGTTGGCCCACCCCTATGGTATTGCTCAAATCATGAGCTCCTTCGATTTCACGGACAGTGAAGCTGGTCCGCCAGCCGACTGGAATGGAAACATCCTTTCCCCTACCATTAATTCCGACGATTCGTGTGGAAATGGGTGGATCTGCGAGCACCGTTGGCGCCAGATCTACAACATGGTTGGATTCCGTAATGCCGTTAAAGGAACTGGAATCAACGACTGGTGGGACAACAGCAGCAACCAGATTGCTTTCTGTCGTGGTGGAGCCGGATTCGTCGCTTTCAACCTGGACAGCTGGAACTTCCAGCAGACCCTCCAGACTTGCCTTTCCGCTGGTACCTACTGTGACGTCATATCCGGCAACTTAATCAACGGTAGCTGCACAGGAAAGAGCGTAACCGTTAATAATGACGGTACAGCGTATATCGAGATCTTGACCTCTGAGGAAGACGGTGTTCTCGCTATTCATCAGAAC GCAAAGCTGTAA
- the LOC107219801 gene encoding alpha-amylase isoform X1: MQLSLTLLSLAAFAVATKNPHFSNGRDVIVHLFEWKWSDIADECERFLALKGYGGVQVGFLVSPPNENLVIKNRPWWERYQPVSYKLVTRSGDEAAFRNMVTRCNNAGVRIYVDAVINHMSSIAEDGSYGTAGSQVFYSNQSWPAVPYNSADFHADCVVTNYNDAANVRNCKLVGLADLNHATEWVREKIVEYMNHLIDIGVAGFRIDAAKHMWPRDLKIIVNRLKNLNTDQGFAPNSRPFIYQEVIYLGHEATNVSEYTGIGRITEFKYGLELDCCFRGNNALKWLTSWGEAWGLLTSSDALVFIDNHDNQRGHGGGGSILTHKTSKPYKMATAFMLAYPYGITRIMSSFAFDNSDAGPPADSNGNITSPMINSDDTCGNGWICEHRWRQIYNMVGFRNAVKGTGVRNWWDNNNNQIAFSRGSAGFVAFNLDRQDLKQTLQTGLPAGTYCDVISGSLKDGRCTGKIITVNSDGTAYIEILNSEEDGVLAIHVNAKL; this comes from the exons ATGCAGTTGAGCCTGACGTTACTGTCTTTGGCCGCATTTGCGGTTGCAACTAAAAATCCTCATTTCTCAAACGGTCGCGATGTCATCGTGCATCTCTTCGAGTGGAAGTGGAGCGATATTGCCGATGAATGCGAAAGATTCCTCGCACTGAAAGGATACGGAGGTGTCCAGGTTGGATTTCTG GTCTCGCCCCCGAACGAAAACTTGGTAATAAAAAACAGGCCTTGGTGGGAACGCTACCAGCCGGTTTCTTATAAGCTGGTTACCAGATCCGGTGACGAAGCAGCTTTTAGGAACATGGTGACACGCTGCAACAACGCGGGTGTCAGGATCTATGTTGATGCCGTCATCAACCACATGTCCTCGATTGCAGAGGATGGGTCATATGGCACTGCTGGATCCCAGGTCTTCTACTCTAATCAATCGTGGCCCGCGGTTCCCTACAATTCGGCCGACTTCCATGCGGACTGCGTCGTCACGAACTACAATGATGCTGCTAACGTCCGGAACTGCAAATTAGTTGGCCTTGCGGATCTCAACCACGCAACAGAATGGGTCCGCGAAAAGATCGTGGAGTACATGAACCACCTCATAGATATTGGCGTAGCTGGTTTCCG TATCGACGCGGCAAAGCACATGTGGCCGAGAGATTTGAAAATCATCGTCAACCGCCTTAAGAATCTCAATACAGACCAGGGCTTCGCGCCGAATAGTCGCCCCTTCATCTATCAGGAGGTCATTTATCTGGGACATGAAGCGACCAATGTGTCGGAGTACACAGGCATTGGTAGAATTACTGAATTCAAGTATGGTTTGGAACTGGATTGCTGCTTCAGGGGAAACAACGCTCTTAAGTGGCTGACCAGCTGGGGTGAAGCTTGGGGTCTCCTCACATCCAGTGATGCTCTAGTGTTCATCGACAATCATGACAACCAGCGTGGTCACGGTGGTGGTGGAAGTATTCTCACGCACAAAACCTCCAAACCGTACAAG ATGGCAACTGCCTTTATGTTAGCCTACCCTTACGGAATCACCAGAATCATGAGCTCGTTTGCGTTCGACAACAGTGACGCCGGTCCACCCGCCGACTCCAATGGCAACATAACCTCACCGATGATCAATTCTGATGATACCTGCGGAAACGGATGGATCTGTGAGCACCGTTGGCGACAGATCTACAACATGGTTGGATTCCGTAATGCGGTCAAGGGTACTGGAGTAAGGAACTGGTGGgacaataacaacaatcaaATTGCATTTTCTCGCGGAAGTGCCGGTTTCGTTGCATTCAATTTGGACAGGCAGGACTTGAAGCAGACCCTCCAGACTGGCCTTCCGGCTGGTACCTATTGTGACGTAATATCCGGTAGCTTGAAGGACGGTAGATGTACaggaaaaattataaccgTGAACAGCGACGGTACCGCTTACATCGAGATATTAAACTCCGAGGAAGACGGTGTACTCGCTATCCATGTAAAT GCGAAACTGTAG